In Arthrobacter citreus, a single genomic region encodes these proteins:
- a CDS encoding amidohydrolase family protein — MSRLSKVYWLTNVSLENGFTYNDNEVINGTATGKYNVKIENEKIAAIQLASEVITDQLPQYDVQGLLMVPSFKEMHIHIDKTYYGGPWKACMPATNGVRTRIEEEQILLPKLLPTAKDRAEKMLDLLLSHGATHIRTHCNIDPVIGLKNLEATLQALEGYKDKLTHEIVAFPQHGLLRSNSVELVREAMKYGANLVGGVDPASIDENIERSLETIMDIAVESNSDIDVHLHDPDHLGLFTMQRLATLTEKAGWQGRVTVSHASGLADLSVPDATAIAERFADLGISITSTVPIFRTIPIPLLSEKGVKVELGNDSITDHWSPFGIGDNLEKVGRLAERFRFIEEKSLHNSLGFITGGVTPLNNEGERAWPNVGDEASIVLVEATCSAEAVARRAKRAAVIFKGNVVSGSISNLESTTV; from the coding sequence GTGAGTAGATTGTCAAAAGTATATTGGTTAACGAATGTGAGTCTAGAAAATGGTTTTACTTATAATGACAATGAAGTAATTAACGGAACGGCAACTGGAAAGTACAATGTGAAAATTGAAAATGAAAAAATCGCTGCTATTCAATTAGCTAGTGAAGTAATAACTGATCAATTACCGCAATATGATGTGCAAGGCCTTCTAATGGTTCCTTCATTTAAAGAGATGCATATTCATATTGATAAAACTTACTATGGTGGACCTTGGAAAGCGTGTATGCCTGCAACTAATGGTGTGAGAACACGTATTGAAGAAGAACAAATTTTATTACCTAAACTATTACCAACTGCTAAAGATAGAGCAGAAAAGATGCTTGATTTATTACTAAGTCACGGTGCGACGCATATTCGTACACATTGTAATATTGACCCGGTTATCGGATTAAAAAACTTAGAAGCTACTTTACAGGCTTTAGAAGGATATAAAGATAAATTAACACACGAAATTGTTGCATTTCCACAGCATGGACTTTTAAGAAGTAACTCTGTTGAACTAGTTAGAGAAGCGATGAAATATGGAGCAAATCTAGTAGGTGGAGTTGACCCCGCTTCAATCGATGAAAATATTGAGCGCTCTCTTGAGACGATTATGGACATAGCAGTTGAATCAAATTCTGATATCGATGTTCATTTACATGACCCAGATCATCTTGGATTATTTACAATGCAAAGATTAGCAACATTAACTGAAAAAGCAGGATGGCAAGGAAGAGTTACAGTGAGTCATGCGAGTGGTTTAGCAGACCTTTCTGTTCCAGATGCTACTGCGATTGCTGAGAGATTTGCTGATTTAGGAATTTCGATTACTTCGACTGTACCAATTTTTAGAACAATTCCAATTCCTTTACTAAGTGAAAAAGGCGTAAAAGTAGAATTAGGAAATGACAGCATTACAGATCATTGGTCTCCATTTGGAATAGGCGATAATCTTGAAAAAGTTGGACGACTTGCTGAACGTTTTAGATTTATTGAAGAAAAATCACTTCATAATAGTCTTGGATTTATTACAGGAGGCGTGACTCCTTTAAATAATGAAGGGGAAAGAGCATGGCCGAATGTTGGTGATGAAGCAAGCATCGTACTTGTAGAAGCTACTTGCAGTGCAGAAGCTGTAGCGAGACGTGCCAAACGTGCTGCTGTTATTTTTAAAGGTAATGTTGTAAGTGGTTCAATTTCTAATCTTGAATCAACAACAGTTTAA
- a CDS encoding amidohydrolase family protein encodes MNQSYWLTNVKLDSGFVIENGRVESTETTLYNLLITDGKIERLQLADFPLQTDLPVQDAKNLLALPAFKEMHNHLDKTYLGLPWKACIPAANLVERLNLEAAELVELAETGQHRAEHMLHLLLKGGATHVRTHVNVDPYIGLKNLEEIQKALFTYKDKMTHEIVAFPQHGLLRTNSMSFMKTAMREGATIVGGLDPGGIDQNIELSLFEMVDLAVQFDADIDIHIHDPGHLGFYTIQKLTSFIEQAGWHNRVAVSHAFALGDVPINESTEMASKLASLGVSIMSTVPINRVMPPVDLLHSKGVHVALGCDGFYDSWSPHGTGDMLEKAGRLAERYNWKDEYGLSQTLQFITGGLKTLDEKGNQLWPKVGDEANLVLVDASCSAEAVARRAKRAAVIANGNIVYGGLNYESALK; translated from the coding sequence ATGAATCAATCATATTGGCTTACGAATGTAAAACTTGATAGCGGTTTTGTTATTGAAAATGGAAGAGTCGAAAGTACTGAGACTACACTTTATAATTTACTGATTACTGATGGGAAAATTGAAAGATTACAATTGGCTGATTTTCCATTGCAAACGGATCTTCCTGTGCAGGATGCAAAGAATTTACTTGCTCTACCTGCCTTTAAAGAAATGCATAATCATTTGGATAAAACTTATCTTGGATTACCTTGGAAGGCTTGTATTCCTGCTGCAAATTTAGTTGAGAGATTAAATTTGGAAGCTGCGGAATTAGTTGAATTAGCGGAGACGGGGCAGCATCGTGCTGAACATATGCTTCATCTACTATTAAAAGGTGGAGCAACTCATGTTCGAACACATGTAAACGTTGATCCGTATATCGGCTTGAAAAATTTAGAAGAAATTCAAAAAGCACTTTTTACGTATAAGGATAAAATGACACACGAGATTGTTGCATTTCCTCAACATGGATTACTTCGAACAAATAGTATGTCATTCATGAAAACAGCGATGAGAGAGGGAGCGACCATTGTCGGTGGGCTAGATCCTGGTGGCATTGATCAAAATATTGAGCTTTCATTATTTGAAATGGTTGATCTTGCGGTACAGTTTGATGCTGATATAGATATTCATATACATGACCCAGGTCATCTTGGTTTTTATACAATACAAAAACTAACTTCATTTATCGAACAAGCTGGTTGGCATAATCGCGTAGCCGTAAGTCATGCATTTGCACTTGGTGATGTACCGATAAATGAATCTACTGAAATGGCTAGTAAGCTAGCAAGCTTAGGTGTGTCGATAATGTCGACTGTGCCGATTAACAGAGTAATGCCTCCAGTTGATCTACTTCATTCAAAAGGTGTACATGTAGCTTTAGGTTGTGATGGTTTCTATGATTCTTGGTCACCACATGGAACTGGAGATATGTTAGAAAAAGCTGGCCGTCTAGCTGAGAGATACAATTGGAAAGATGAGTACGGGCTATCTCAAACATTGCAATTTATTACTGGTGGCTTAAAGACTCTTGATGAAAAAGGAAATCAATTGTGGCCAAAGGTTGGAGATGAAGCAAATTTAGTTTTAGTAGATGCATCATGTTCTGCTGAAGCTGTAGCAAGACGAGCAAAACGTGCTGCTGTAATTGCGAATGGAAATATTGTTTACGGTGGACTGAATTATGAATCTGCTTTGAAGTAA
- a CDS encoding amidohydrolase family protein: protein MISSYWLKNARLEIGYEKENDRVVGTATELFHLLIEKGKITKITKDEASITNEFTVRDAGGLLVLPSFIEKHVHLDKTLMGDVWRACTPTSSVIERFEYEKMALPTIASSTKERAEALLEILLASGSTHVRTHVDIYPEVGIRNLEQVEQALTNYSNRLSSEVVAFAQHGLLRSNAFNYVREALRNGAGIVGSVDPAVVDQNIEESLYQLYNLAVEADADIDIHLHDPGHLGAFTMKRIVEFTKQAGWEGRVAISHAFGIGDVPRQEAYELANSFRDAGISIVTSVPINRQMPPVDLLNERGVEVAVGNDNIFDVWSPLGTGDILERAGRLAERFRWIDEVSLGQTLKYITGGKTPLDTNGNQVWPKIGDSANLVLVEASCSAEAVARRAERKAVIYSGNIVSGSLSEEKLIHK from the coding sequence ATGATATCTAGCTATTGGTTAAAGAATGCTCGATTAGAAATTGGCTACGAAAAAGAAAACGATAGAGTAGTAGGTACTGCTACTGAATTATTTCATCTATTAATTGAAAAAGGAAAAATTACTAAAATAACAAAAGATGAAGCGTCGATTACAAATGAATTTACAGTTCGTGATGCAGGTGGATTACTTGTTTTACCATCTTTTATTGAAAAGCATGTACATCTTGATAAGACATTAATGGGAGATGTGTGGAGAGCTTGCACTCCAACTTCTAGTGTAATTGAACGATTTGAATATGAAAAAATGGCTTTACCGACGATTGCGTCAAGTACGAAGGAGCGCGCAGAGGCTTTACTTGAAATCCTTTTAGCTTCTGGTTCTACACATGTGAGAACACATGTTGATATTTATCCAGAAGTTGGGATCAGAAATTTAGAACAAGTTGAACAAGCATTAACTAATTATTCTAACCGTCTTAGCTCCGAAGTTGTTGCATTTGCTCAGCATGGTTTATTAAGATCCAATGCTTTCAATTATGTGAGAGAAGCATTAAGAAATGGAGCAGGAATTGTTGGTTCAGTTGACCCTGCAGTTGTAGACCAAAATATTGAAGAGTCGCTATATCAACTTTATAATTTAGCGGTTGAAGCTGATGCGGACATCGATATTCATTTACATGATCCAGGTCATCTAGGTGCATTTACGATGAAACGTATTGTAGAATTTACGAAGCAAGCAGGTTGGGAAGGCAGAGTAGCAATCAGCCATGCATTTGGAATAGGTGATGTTCCAAGACAGGAAGCATACGAACTTGCAAATAGCTTTAGAGACGCAGGAATTTCGATTGTCACAAGTGTACCAATTAATAGACAAATGCCTCCAGTTGATTTATTAAATGAACGAGGTGTGGAAGTAGCAGTTGGTAATGATAATATTTTTGATGTTTGGTCACCACTAGGAACAGGTGATATTCTTGAAAGAGCGGGAAGACTTGCTGAACGATTTAGATGGATTGATGAAGTTTCATTAGGTCAAACATTAAAATATATTACGGGTGGAAAAACTCCGCTAGATACAAACGGAAATCAAGTGTGGCCAAAAATAGGTGATTCTGCAAATCTAGTTTTAGTAGAAGCAAGCTGTTCTGCAGAGGCTGTTGCAAGACGAGCAGAACGTAAAGCAGTAATTTATAGTGGAAATATTGTGAGCGGTTCTTTAAGCGAAGAGAAATTAATTCATAAATAA
- a CDS encoding DMT family transporter has translation MVRSYLLLLFCVICWGSNFIFGALLVKEFSPILLSALRLCFILFFIAFYALVKKKWKMVQKKDLFMIILLGLIGTCINQWSFYSALETTHPTTSALILALAPLTTSFLASIFLKERLTKGFVIGSIIAFIGVFFVITNGQKLEITIGLIWIFLTMLTFSISIIMIKKLTETYDSTTITLYSNLIGFGGLLPIALFSGTTHTMSNQALPWILLIVTAIIMHGVCTLIWNHQIQIVGASKAAMFLNLEPFIAMLVGLIVLKNNITGPQFLGGALIIIGVFLSTSLKWKRAIKEPFYIKETKNF, from the coding sequence ATGGTTCGTTCTTATCTATTATTACTATTTTGTGTAATTTGTTGGGGGAGTAATTTTATTTTTGGCGCATTGCTAGTAAAAGAATTCTCACCCATTTTATTGTCAGCGTTAAGATTATGCTTTATATTATTTTTTATCGCTTTCTATGCACTAGTGAAGAAAAAGTGGAAAATGGTTCAGAAAAAAGATTTGTTTATGATTATTTTACTAGGGTTAATTGGTACTTGTATTAATCAATGGTCATTTTATTCCGCTTTAGAAACAACCCATCCAACAACTTCTGCATTAATACTTGCTCTTGCTCCTCTTACTACATCTTTTTTAGCTTCAATTTTTTTAAAGGAAAGACTAACTAAAGGTTTTGTAATTGGTTCAATTATAGCTTTTATAGGTGTATTCTTTGTCATTACAAACGGACAAAAGCTTGAAATTACAATTGGTTTGATTTGGATTTTTTTAACTATGCTTACGTTTTCTATTTCAATTATTATGATTAAAAAGCTAACTGAAACCTATGATTCAACAACGATTACACTATATTCAAATTTAATCGGTTTTGGTGGTCTACTACCGATTGCTCTCTTTTCAGGAACAACTCACACTATGAGTAATCAAGCTCTACCTTGGATACTATTAATTGTAACAGCAATTATAATGCATGGAGTTTGTACATTAATTTGGAACCATCAAATACAAATTGTTGGGGCATCAAAAGCAGCTATGTTTCTTAATTTAGAACCATTTATTGCTATGCTAGTTGGGTTGATTGTTTTAAAAAATAATATAACAGGACCTCAATTTTTAGGTGGGGCGCTCATTATTATTGGAGTTTTTCTTTCAACTTCTTTAAAATGGAAAAGGGCGATTAAAGAACCATTTTATATAAAAGAAACAAAGAATTTTTAA
- a CDS encoding uracil/xanthine transporter, which produces MKNLRVSTTLFSSVQWLFFIFANTIVVPISIGAAFHLPSDVIESTIRSSLIFTGIASVLQGWIGHKYPVMEGHSGLLWGVMLNLGLSASAFGLSYTEIGGGMATGFIAAGIVTLLLSAFNMISFLQKIFTPMVMTVYLFLLSFQLIFVFFKGMLGITNKGQITLSVSLLSICIVLFVSILKLKGSRIISNFSILIGIIVGWFFYAILFGSDVKEVGSASAHFSLFPIGAPNLQIGIIAISFFAGIMNLSNTFASIKAASDLLKEEAGTKHYRFSLLITGSFTIIAALFGIVPYTPFTSSLGFLQSTQIYERKPFIYGGALLAIIGVVPPLISFLATMPVTVGNAVLFVAYLQLFGTAFSSTNGKVFTSDTIFRLAAPVLVGVSLMNIAPGTFGNLPMIIQPFLTNGLIMGVILSILLEKSINWNQFEKVKA; this is translated from the coding sequence ATGAAAAACCTGAGGGTTTCTACTACTCTTTTTTCATCGGTTCAATGGTTATTTTTTATTTTTGCGAATACAATTGTAGTCCCTATTTCGATAGGAGCTGCATTTCATTTGCCTTCAGATGTTATTGAAAGCACAATCAGAAGTTCACTAATCTTCACTGGTATTGCATCTGTCTTACAAGGATGGATTGGTCATAAGTATCCAGTTATGGAAGGGCATTCGGGATTATTATGGGGTGTAATGCTGAATTTAGGATTATCTGCCTCGGCGTTTGGACTAAGTTATACCGAAATTGGGGGAGGCATGGCAACAGGATTTATTGCAGCGGGAATTGTAACATTACTTTTATCTGCATTTAATATGATTTCATTTCTTCAAAAAATCTTTACTCCAATGGTTATGACAGTTTATTTATTCCTACTTTCATTTCAGCTTATATTCGTTTTCTTTAAAGGCATGCTTGGAATCACGAATAAAGGTCAAATCACTTTGTCAGTCAGTTTACTTTCTATATGTATCGTGTTATTTGTTAGCATTCTAAAATTAAAAGGATCACGAATAATCAGCAATTTTTCAATATTAATTGGCATAATAGTAGGATGGTTTTTCTACGCGATTTTATTTGGATCAGATGTAAAAGAAGTAGGTTCAGCAAGTGCTCATTTTTCTTTATTCCCAATAGGAGCACCTAATTTACAAATTGGAATAATCGCTATCTCGTTTTTTGCGGGAATTATGAATTTAAGCAATACATTTGCATCAATAAAAGCTGCATCAGATTTGTTAAAGGAAGAAGCGGGAACAAAACATTATCGCTTTTCATTATTAATAACTGGTAGTTTTACGATTATTGCTGCATTATTTGGAATCGTTCCATATACTCCATTTACATCATCACTTGGATTCTTACAAAGTACGCAAATTTATGAAAGAAAACCATTTATTTATGGAGGAGCATTATTAGCAATAATTGGAGTTGTTCCACCTTTAATTTCATTCTTAGCTACAATGCCTGTAACTGTTGGAAATGCAGTACTATTTGTCGCATATCTTCAATTATTTGGAACAGCCTTTAGTAGTACGAATGGAAAAGTTTTTACATCAGATACAATCTTTAGGCTTGCAGCACCAGTTTTAGTTGGAGTAAGTTTGATGAATATTGCTCCTGGAACGTTTGGCAATCTTCCAATGATTATTCAACCATTTTTAACAAATGGACTAATTATGGGCGTTATACTTTCAATTTTGTTAGAGAAATCAATCAACTGGAATCAGTTTGAGAAGGTAAAAGCATAA
- a CDS encoding GIY-YIG nuclease family protein — translation MNLQEKVKNLPLSPGVYLMKDSKGQILYVGKAKSLKKRVQSYFQNSKGHSPKVKKLVTHLKDFDYILTDTEFDAFMLECHLIKEIKPMYNRMMKSPQSFIYLVINLNKKVPSFEISYEPIEKENELIFGPFTSRGTVERAITGIKECFKINCGHSSIKNSACLNYSLGTCNGVCLGGSAIDEYNLVIDRVIRFLSRTDINLLEEMEAMMLAASEQFDFEAAAKYRDWIDIVKSLLNKEKVIEFTEENNHIITIEKLENNQFKYFLINRTQILQSELVQIHDNSFDQLVDQIHSNALTNFKSVNDPSSLDVSRDEIDEAQIIYSYLKSNNCKYLIVPKRWLSSKSTKLQKELQKLINSFK, via the coding sequence TTTATGTTGGAAAAGCAAAAAGTTTAAAAAAGCGCGTGCAGTCTTATTTTCAAAATTCAAAAGGACATTCTCCAAAAGTGAAAAAGCTTGTCACTCATTTAAAGGATTTTGACTATATTTTGACTGATACAGAATTTGATGCTTTTATGCTTGAATGTCATTTAATAAAAGAAATTAAACCGATGTATAATCGAATGATGAAAAGTCCTCAATCATTTATTTACTTAGTCATCAACTTAAATAAAAAAGTTCCTTCATTTGAAATTAGCTATGAACCTATTGAAAAAGAAAACGAGTTAATATTTGGTCCTTTTACAAGTAGAGGCACTGTAGAAAGAGCAATTACTGGCATTAAAGAATGTTTTAAAATTAACTGTGGGCATTCGAGCATTAAAAATAGCGCTTGCTTAAACTATTCACTGGGAACATGTAATGGTGTTTGTTTAGGTGGTTCGGCTATTGATGAATACAATTTGGTTATTGATCGGGTTATTCGATTCCTTAGTCGAACTGACATTAATCTCCTTGAAGAGATGGAGGCAATGATGTTAGCGGCATCTGAACAATTTGATTTTGAAGCTGCTGCTAAATATAGAGATTGGATTGACATAGTTAAATCACTTCTTAATAAAGAAAAAGTGATTGAATTTACTGAAGAAAATAATCATATTATTACAATTGAAAAGCTAGAAAACAACCAATTCAAATACTTTCTGATTAACCGTACTCAAATATTGCAAAGTGAATTAGTTCAAATTCACGACAATTCATTTGATCAGCTCGTTGATCAAATACATTCCAATGCTTTAACTAACTTCAAAAGCGTTAATGACCCTTCGTCATTAGATGTGAGCCGTGACGAAATTGATGAGGCCCAAATTATATACAGTTATTTAAAAAGCAATAATTGCAAATATCTAATTGTACCTAAAAGATGGCTAAGCTCTAAAAGTACTAAATTACAAAAAGAACTTCAAAAATTAATTAATTCCTTTAAATAA